From Coleofasciculaceae cyanobacterium, the proteins below share one genomic window:
- a CDS encoding NAD-binding protein, translating to MQPKIIICGLGRTGTQIYSLLKQQGAKVVAISDSSINTQASKQIIVGDPRDNVTLIKAGIRQAKTLVLVHDDDALNLAILTQARVLNPQIRIINRLLNHTLGDRLDLTLPNHFTMSVAALSSPLFTFAALGNKAIGQLQLFNRTWPIQEEIIDLDHPWLGKELKELWVDPNRMLIYYLPARGEIDLISAIKQDKCLGIGDRLIVGTKPKVLTKRRSWQKKLFKAILNIPRYQRYARPVTLVSLALLGVICVATLIYVSVNLQTSIADALYFSVGMITGAGGKEEVAEAGSDYIKVFTAIMMIVGAGVIGICYALINDFVLGSRFRQTIDAARIPRHNHHIVCGLGGVGIHVASQLHAQGHEVVVIESDSNNRFIHSARSQGIPVIIEDASMSSSLKAVNIKRAISLIAVTSHDTTNLEISLTAKALAPYLKTVVRSGDSQFAQSMQEVFEFDRVLSPVELATYSFAAAALGGRILGNGMTQDLLWVALGTMITPKHPFCNQTVQDAAITGDFVPLYLERKNRTLHGWQLLETCLQPQDILYLTMPASGLEQLWRTPNSDDSMLDRLEDSLRN from the coding sequence ATGCAACCCAAAATAATTATTTGTGGCTTAGGACGCACAGGCACTCAAATCTACAGCCTATTAAAGCAGCAGGGGGCAAAAGTAGTAGCAATTAGCGATAGTTCGATAAATACCCAGGCAAGCAAGCAAATTATAGTTGGCGATCCGCGAGATAACGTCACTTTAATTAAGGCAGGCATCAGGCAGGCAAAGACTTTAGTTTTAGTTCATGATGATGATGCGCTTAATTTGGCAATTTTGACTCAAGCTAGGGTGCTTAATCCGCAAATTAGAATTATTAATCGTCTACTCAACCACACTTTGGGCGATCGCCTTGATCTGACTCTACCCAATCATTTTACGATGAGCGTGGCGGCTCTTTCTTCTCCCTTATTTACTTTCGCCGCCTTGGGTAACAAAGCGATCGGTCAACTACAGTTGTTTAACCGTACTTGGCCAATACAGGAAGAAATTATCGATCTTGACCATCCCTGGCTGGGAAAAGAACTAAAAGAACTGTGGGTCGATCCCAACCGAATGCTAATCTATTATTTACCGGCAAGAGGAGAAATAGATTTAATTTCCGCGATTAAACAGGATAAATGTCTAGGAATTGGCGATCGCTTAATTGTCGGTACTAAACCCAAGGTTTTGACTAAACGTCGCTCCTGGCAAAAAAAGCTATTTAAAGCAATTTTAAATATTCCTCGTTATCAGCGTTACGCTCGTCCTGTCACTTTAGTCAGTCTGGCTTTATTAGGAGTAATCTGTGTCGCCACCTTAATTTATGTCAGCGTTAATCTACAAACTTCCATCGCTGATGCTCTATATTTTTCGGTCGGCATGATTACAGGTGCGGGAGGAAAAGAAGAAGTTGCCGAAGCTGGCTCCGATTATATCAAAGTTTTTACTGCGATCATGATGATTGTTGGTGCTGGGGTGATCGGTATTTGTTATGCTCTAATTAATGATTTTGTTTTAGGTAGTCGTTTTAGGCAAACTATAGATGCTGCCAGAATTCCCAGACATAACCATCATATAGTCTGTGGTTTGGGTGGGGTAGGAATTCATGTTGCTAGCCAACTCCATGCTCAAGGTCATGAGGTAGTGGTGATTGAATCCGATTCTAATAACCGTTTTATTCATTCTGCTCGTTCTCAAGGCATTCCCGTAATTATTGAAGATGCCAGTATGTCCTCTAGCCTCAAGGCGGTTAATATCAAACGAGCGATCAGTTTAATTGCTGTTACTAGTCATGATACAACTAACCTGGAAATCAGTCTTACTGCCAAAGCTTTAGCACCCTATTTGAAAACCGTAGTTCGTAGCGGAGATTCTCAGTTTGCCCAATCGATGCAGGAGGTTTTTGAGTTTGATCGCGTATTGTCTCCTGTAGAGTTAGCCACCTATTCATTTGCAGCGGCAGCCTTAGGAGGAAGAATTTTGGGCAATGGTATGACCCAAGATTTGCTTTGGGTAGCTCTGGGAACAATGATTACCCCAAAACATCCCTTTTGCAATCAAACCGTTCAAGACGCAGCAATCACAGGCGACTTTGTTCCTTTATATCTGGAGAGAAAAAATCGCACCTTACACGGTTGGCAATTACTAGAAACTTGTTTGCAACCACAAGATATTTTATATTTAACCATGCCTGCTAGTGGTTTAGAGCAGTTATGGCGTACTCCTAACTCAGATGACTCAATGCTCGATCGCTTAGAAGATAGTTTGAGAAATTAG
- the secA gene encoding preprotein translocase subunit SecA has product MLKRLLGDPNARKLKKFQPLVAEINLIEEDIKDLSDADLKAKTGEFREQLAKAKNDDEKKEILEDILPEAFAVVREAAIRVLGMRHYDVQLLGGIVLHKGQIAEMKTGEGKTLVCTLPAYLNGLTGKGVHVVTVNDYLARRDAEWMGQVHRFLGLSVGLIQSGMSPTERRKNYACDITYTTNSELGFDYLRDNMAVSMEEVVQRPFNYCVIDEVDSVLVDEARTPLIISGQVERPTEKYLQASQIAAQLVKQEENYDEELNGNEGVGDYEVDEKARNVLMTDEGFARAEEILGVGDLYDPENPWAHYISNAVKAKELFTKDVNYMVRNDEIVIVDEFTGRVLAGRRWSDGLHQAIEAKEGVPIQKETQTLASITYQNFFLLYPTLAGMTGTAKTEETEFEKVYKLQVTIIPTNLPSRRADLADVVYKKEIGKWQAVAEDCFNMHEKGRPVLVGTTSVEKSELISQLLKQKGIEHNLLNAKPENVERESEIVAQAGRKTAVTIATNMAGRGTDIILGGNADYMARLKVREYLMPKIVMPEDDNLMARVPGIKLGKDSAKGFGGLGDGKKVKTWKASPQIFPTELSTEAEKLLKETVKFAVQRYGEQSLSELDAEEKIAVASENAPVTDPVLQKLREAYKLVRKEYEVFTDAEHKEVIANGGLHVIGTERHESRRVDNQLRGRAGRQGDPGSTRFFLSLQDNLLRIFGGDRVEKLMNMMRVEDDMPIESKMLTNSLEGAQKKVETFYYDTRKQVFEYDEVMNNQRRAIYAERRRVLEGLDLKEQVIQYAEKTMGEIVDAYINPELPPEEWKLDKMVDKAKEFIYLLDDVEPAHLEDMTVNEMKNFLGEEVRKAYDIKEHQIDSMQPGLMRQAERFFILQQIDTLWREHLQAMDALRESIGLRGYGQKDPLIEYKQEGYEMFLEMMIDIRRNVVYSLFQFQPQPQPQAQAV; this is encoded by the coding sequence ATGCTGAAAAGACTGTTGGGCGACCCCAATGCACGTAAACTAAAAAAATTTCAGCCTTTAGTGGCAGAAATCAACCTGATTGAAGAAGACATCAAGGATTTATCTGACGCAGATTTAAAAGCAAAAACGGGCGAATTCCGCGAACAGCTTGCTAAAGCAAAAAATGATGATGAAAAGAAGGAAATCCTCGAAGATATTTTGCCTGAAGCTTTTGCCGTAGTTAGAGAAGCAGCGATTCGAGTATTGGGGATGCGTCACTATGACGTACAGTTGCTTGGAGGCATAGTTTTACACAAAGGACAAATCGCCGAAATGAAAACAGGCGAAGGTAAAACCCTAGTATGTACGCTTCCTGCATATCTCAACGGTTTGACTGGGAAAGGGGTTCATGTTGTCACAGTTAACGATTATCTTGCCCGCAGAGACGCGGAGTGGATGGGGCAGGTTCATCGCTTTTTAGGTTTAAGCGTGGGGCTGATTCAGTCGGGCATGAGTCCGACAGAAAGAAGAAAAAATTATGCCTGTGACATTACTTACACGACTAACAGTGAATTGGGCTTTGATTATCTGCGGGACAACATGGCTGTATCCATGGAAGAAGTAGTACAGCGTCCTTTTAACTATTGTGTAATTGACGAGGTTGATTCGGTACTAGTTGATGAAGCTAGAACTCCGCTAATTATTTCGGGACAGGTAGAACGTCCCACAGAAAAGTATCTTCAAGCATCTCAGATAGCAGCCCAGCTAGTCAAACAGGAAGAAAATTACGATGAGGAATTAAATGGCAATGAGGGCGTTGGTGATTACGAAGTAGATGAGAAAGCTCGTAATGTTTTGATGACCGACGAAGGGTTTGCTCGTGCCGAAGAAATATTAGGTGTGGGCGACCTATACGACCCTGAAAATCCTTGGGCGCACTATATTTCTAATGCGGTTAAAGCGAAAGAACTTTTTACCAAAGATGTTAACTATATGGTGCGTAACGATGAGATTGTCATCGTCGATGAGTTTACGGGGCGCGTGCTGGCTGGAAGACGCTGGAGTGATGGTTTACACCAGGCGATTGAAGCCAAAGAAGGAGTGCCAATTCAAAAAGAGACTCAAACTCTGGCAAGTATTACCTATCAAAACTTTTTCTTACTCTATCCCACTTTAGCAGGGATGACAGGAACAGCAAAAACAGAGGAAACCGAGTTTGAGAAAGTTTATAAGCTTCAAGTAACGATAATTCCGACTAATTTGCCGTCTAGAAGAGCCGATCTTGCTGACGTAGTTTATAAAAAAGAAATTGGCAAATGGCAAGCAGTGGCAGAAGACTGCTTTAATATGCATGAAAAAGGTCGTCCTGTGTTAGTTGGTACCACAAGCGTCGAGAAATCTGAGCTAATTTCTCAGTTGCTAAAGCAAAAAGGCATTGAACATAATTTGCTTAACGCTAAACCCGAAAACGTAGAGCGAGAATCAGAGATTGTAGCTCAAGCTGGTCGTAAAACTGCCGTAACGATCGCAACTAACATGGCAGGACGAGGTACAGATATTATCTTGGGTGGTAACGCTGACTATATGGCAAGGCTCAAGGTGCGAGAGTATCTAATGCCAAAAATAGTGATGCCCGAAGATGATAATCTGATGGCTAGAGTACCAGGAATCAAGCTGGGTAAGGATTCTGCCAAAGGTTTTGGCGGGTTAGGCGATGGCAAGAAAGTCAAGACTTGGAAAGCATCGCCGCAAATTTTCCCGACTGAACTATCAACAGAAGCTGAAAAATTACTCAAGGAAACCGTTAAGTTTGCCGTACAAAGATACGGCGAGCAAAGTTTATCTGAACTAGATGCAGAAGAAAAAATCGCTGTTGCCTCGGAAAACGCGCCCGTCACCGATCCTGTACTGCAAAAATTGCGTGAAGCTTACAAGTTGGTGCGTAAAGAGTATGAAGTATTTACCGACGCGGAACACAAGGAAGTAATTGCTAACGGTGGACTTCATGTAATCGGTACAGAGCGTCACGAATCTCGTCGAGTCGATAACCAGTTGCGAGGACGGGCAGGAAGACAGGGCGATCCTGGTTCAACTAGATTTTTCCTTAGTTTACAGGATAACCTGTTGCGGATCTTTGGTGGCGATCGCGTCGAAAAGCTAATGAATATGATGCGTGTCGAAGACGATATGCCCATCGAGTCTAAGATGCTGACCAACTCCCTAGAAGGGGCGCAAAAGAAAGTAGAAACTTTTTATTACGATACTCGTAAGCAGGTCTTTGAATATGACGAGGTGATGAATAATCAGCGTCGCGCTATTTATGCCGAACGTCGACGTGTACTAGAAGGATTAGATCTTAAAGAACAGGTAATTCAATATGCCGAGAAAACTATGGGGGAAATTGTCGATGCTTACATTAACCCTGAATTGCCCCCCGAAGAGTGGAAGCTAGACAAAATGGTCGATAAGGCTAAAGAGTTTATCTATCTTCTCGATGATGTAGAACCTGCACATCTCGAAGATATGACCGTCAACGAGATGAAGAACTTTCTGGGTGAAGAAGTCCGCAAAGCTTACGACATTAAGGAACATCAAATTGATAGTATGCAGCCTGGTTTGATGCGCCAAGCAGAACGATTCTTTATTCTCCAACAGATTGACACCCTATGGCGAGAACACCTACAGGCGATGGACGCGCTGCGAGAGTCAATTGGTTTGCGCGGTTATGGACAAAAAGATCCGCTGATTGAATATAAACAAGAAGGATACGAGATGTTCTTGGAAATGATGATTGATATTCGTCGTAACGTCGTTTACTCTCTCTTCCAGTTTCAACCCCAACCTCAACCCCAAGCGCAGGCAGTGTAA
- a CDS encoding DevA family ABC transporter ATP-binding protein, whose protein sequence is MSNNQVVNIQELSHFFGEGKLKKQILFDINLVFNSGEVIILKGPSGSGKTTLLTLMGGLRSPQSGSLRVFGQELVGAKKNKLVQTRKNIGYIFQSHNLLAFLTAKQNVQMSLELHDNIKTTEVESRAIALLESVGLGEHINYHPQNLSGGQKQRVAIARALVSHPKIVLADEPTAALDSKSGRDVVELMRQLAREQGCTILIVTHDNRILDVADRIVELEDGRITLDTEQ, encoded by the coding sequence ATGAGCAATAACCAAGTCGTAAATATTCAAGAATTGAGTCATTTTTTTGGCGAAGGAAAGTTAAAAAAGCAGATTTTGTTTGATATTAATTTAGTTTTCAATTCGGGCGAAGTAATTATCTTAAAAGGACCTTCTGGATCGGGAAAAACTACTTTATTAACGTTGATGGGTGGACTGCGATCGCCACAGTCAGGAAGCCTACGAGTATTTGGTCAAGAGTTAGTTGGGGCAAAAAAAAATAAGCTGGTGCAAACGAGGAAAAACATTGGCTATATTTTCCAGTCTCACAATCTTTTGGCATTCCTAACCGCAAAACAAAATGTGCAGATGTCGTTAGAGTTGCACGACAACATTAAAACCACAGAGGTAGAATCAAGAGCGATCGCTCTATTGGAATCAGTCGGCTTGGGAGAACATATTAACTATCATCCTCAAAACCTTTCTGGGGGACAAAAACAACGGGTAGCGATCGCTAGGGCACTAGTTTCGCATCCGAAGATAGTCCTAGCAGACGAACCCACCGCAGCATTAGACAGCAAATCGGGTAGAGACGTAGTAGAGTTGATGCGGCAGCTAGCTAGAGAACAAGGCTGCACTATTCTGATTGTGACCCACGATAATCGCATTCTTGATGTAGCTGATCGCATCGTGGAATTAGAAGATGGCAGAATTACTTTAGATACAGAACAATAA